In Geotalea uraniireducens, the genomic window AGGAGAGTTCGCCTTCCAGGCGGACGATGCCGAAATCGTAGCCAGCCGTCCCCCCGACGTAGATTCCCGGATCGAGCGCAACCCGGTCGTTGAATGTCTGGGCATTGGCGTAGTCATCGGTTGTTACGTCCGTGTCGCGCGGCGTGCTGACGCCGAGAAAGCCGGAGACATAGGGGCCGGGATGGGGCGGCGCTGCCAGGCAGAACGCGGGGGTGGCCATGATAGCGAGAGTGGTAAAGGCGAGAAGCTGTTGTTTCATGATATTCCTCCTTCCGTGGGTGAAACCGCCGGGTGCCCCGGCGGGCAGTGCGCCGGGAACGGCCCGGGTTGTCGGCGCATGATGCTTACGGGAATAAACGCTGCCGATCCCTTCCGGTTGACCCGGCAGCGAATTTTCATCGTCAGACCGGGAGCTGTCGAGTGCCGGCGGCAGCGCATGGAAAAAGGATAGCCGTTTGGCGTGTAAGATCGGGTAAAGAGTTCGTCGGGTTTTGTAAAGTAGTGTAACTGGATCGCTGGCGAAGGTGATACACTGATGATATCAAGGGGGAAGAAAGAAGGTGCAGGCCATGAAAGTACTGGTACTGATCGGCAGGATTTTCTATGCGGCCGTCTTCGTTATGGCCGCTCCCAACCATTTTGCCACGGGGACGATCGCCTATGCCGCCGCCCATGGTGTGCCGCTGGCTGCGCTGGCGGTGCCGTTGTCGGGAATGATTGCCTTACTGGGCGGGGTAAGCATCGCCCTTGGATACCGGGCCAAATGGGGTGCCTGGCTGCTGGTGCTCTTTTTGGTGCCGGTTACCCTGACGATGCACAACTTCTGGGCGGTGGCCGATCCGGCGGCGGCCGCGCTGCAGCAGATCATGTTCATGAAGAACCTGGCGATGCTCGGCGCGGCGCTCTTGATCGCCCATTTCGGTTCCGGACCGCTCAGTGTTGACGGGAGCGGCCGGCGGTAAGCGGAGCCGGGCCGTCAATGCCCGTCGTGGAGTACCGTCCGGTTTCTCCCGGAGTTTTTGGCGGTCCGGAGCGCGGCGTCCGCCCGCTTAATGCATTCGGCAAGCGATTCGTCGGGGATGAAGATGGCAACGCCGAGACTGGCGGTTGGCTTGATGGTCGTACCGTCGACGTCGACGGCGATCCCGGCGATCAGCTCGCGGACCTTTTCCGCGGCTTGAAAGGCCATTTCCCTGTCCAACTCGGGGAAAAGGGCCATGAACTCTTCCCCGCCCCAGCGGGCGAAGGTATCTTCTTTGCGCAGGTTTGTCTTGATTGCCCGGGCCGCGGCAACCAGGATCGTATCGCCGGCGTCATGCCCGTGGTTATCGTTGATCTCCTTGAACTTGTCGAAATCGACCATGACGATGGCGAAGCTGCTGCCGTGACGGAGGGCGCGATTGTGCTCCGCAGCGAGAATGTCGTACATGTCGCGCCGGTTGGCAAGCCCGGTCAGATAATCGGTGCGCGAAGCGTGATCGAGCTGGGTTTTCAGGTTGTGGAGCTGGGATTGGTAACTGTCGCTGATTCTGGCGATCCGCTTCAATCGTTTGGCCAAACGGACGTAACGCTGGAAAAGCGCATTGAAGTCGGCAAACAGTGGCGTCGAGACGAGATTCCGGTCGTTAAGCAGCGGCAGGAAACGGCGGATGACCGGATCGTCGAGATCGGCCTCGTCGAGCAGGTGGGCGGGATTGACGACGGCCGCCGGTGTCTGCTCCGTGTCATGTCGGGAGAGGGCCAGATAGTTGGCGGTACATTCCGGGCAGAGGCCGTGGGAGAGCAGGGCATCGGAATTCTCGGCCAAGTACTGTTCCAACTGCTTCCAGTAGCCGTCGTCGTTGCGGATTTTCTTGCATGAGGCGCAGATCGGGAGACATCCCTTGAGCTCTTTGACCTTTGCCAGGGCGTCCTGCAACTCCAGAACGAGAATCTTGATCTCGTTCTGGTAGTTGTCGCTGATGCGGGCGATCCTGCCGAGCCTTCTTACCAGTTTTCGGAAAGCGGAGAAGAGTTCGGCGCCTTCGGCGTAGGAGAGGGGCTCGCCGCCGGCGGGATCGGCGAAGCGCTCCTGGTACTTGGCGATGAGCTGCTGTTCTTTCCCCGATGCCCGTTGCATCGTTACGCTTCCTCGACGATCGGAATAATGTTGAACGGCATGGTAACCTCTTCCTTGAATTCTTCGGCGTTTTCCAACGCCCGCTCATTGTCCCGGTCATAGTACCAGTTCACCATCACCTCTTTGCCGGCCAGAAAAGACTCTTCGAGGATGTCGAGGATGTCCATCATGCATTTCGTACTGCCGGTATTGAGGTAACTCATCCGGACGTCGAAGTTGACCGGTCCGTCGTGGATTGCGGTAAACCGGGCTATCCAGGACAGGAGCGGCTTGTAGAACTCGAAAGAATTTTCCGGGTAGGATTCGCCGCACATGCTGAGTTTGCCGCTCTGCTGCTCAAAACATATTTCGGGGGTCGATTTAGTCCCCTGAATCTGCAATGGTTCCATTGTTTTCTCCTAGACGGTGGCTCTGAGGCTGAAAAAGCAATACCGGTCGTCGATCTCGCGCAGTGAGTACTGGAGCGGTTCCGAACTCTTGCGGGCCATGTCGATCAGCCCGAGCCCGGCACTCTGCCCCGGCAGAATCTCTTTTCTCATCTGCTCTTTGAAGGCCGCTTTCAGCCCCGGCTTATCGAGATCTTTCAGCGCTTCGAGCTGGGCTGTCGCCGTCCGGATATCATTGCGGTCGACAATGTTTCCCG contains:
- a CDS encoding DoxX family protein produces the protein MKVLVLIGRIFYAAVFVMAAPNHFATGTIAYAAAHGVPLAALAVPLSGMIALLGGVSIALGYRAKWGAWLLVLFLVPVTLTMHNFWAVADPAAAALQQIMFMKNLAMLGAALLIAHFGSGPLSVDGSGRR
- a CDS encoding diguanylate cyclase, whose amino-acid sequence is MQRASGKEQQLIAKYQERFADPAGGEPLSYAEGAELFSAFRKLVRRLGRIARISDNYQNEIKILVLELQDALAKVKELKGCLPICASCKKIRNDDGYWKQLEQYLAENSDALLSHGLCPECTANYLALSRHDTEQTPAAVVNPAHLLDEADLDDPVIRRFLPLLNDRNLVSTPLFADFNALFQRYVRLAKRLKRIARISDSYQSQLHNLKTQLDHASRTDYLTGLANRRDMYDILAAEHNRALRHGSSFAIVMVDFDKFKEINDNHGHDAGDTILVAAARAIKTNLRKEDTFARWGGEEFMALFPELDREMAFQAAEKVRELIAGIAVDVDGTTIKPTASLGVAIFIPDESLAECIKRADAALRTAKNSGRNRTVLHDGH
- the siaC gene encoding biofilm regulation phosphoprotein SiaC, whose product is MEPLQIQGTKSTPEICFEQQSGKLSMCGESYPENSFEFYKPLLSWIARFTAIHDGPVNFDVRMSYLNTGSTKCMMDILDILEESFLAGKEVMVNWYYDRDNERALENAEEFKEEVTMPFNIIPIVEEA